In a genomic window of Halalkalicoccus sp. CG83:
- a CDS encoding DUF4397 domain-containing protein: MAQYTRRSVLAGIGAGVAIGAGAGVDGASSHGEREDAVRIVHLSPDVPTVDVYANGDPAFENVDPLTQSDYVSYEPRSYALSFTPAGERPEEAIFETDVRLDSGEYTLAAIGEVCSLSERPLELVRFEDENGPTEPGHARLRAVHASPDAPAIDVATDDGTVLAEGLEFGEGVYVDVPVDEEILETREAGEEDELARFALDLEAGSVYTAYAVGYLTPEEAPANVSDDFSFSLAITEDATPGEQ, encoded by the coding sequence ATGGCGCAGTACACACGTCGATCGGTGCTGGCGGGCATCGGAGCAGGGGTCGCGATCGGGGCAGGTGCGGGCGTGGACGGGGCGAGCTCCCACGGGGAACGCGAGGACGCCGTCCGGATCGTTCACCTCTCGCCCGACGTCCCGACGGTCGACGTCTACGCGAACGGTGACCCGGCCTTCGAGAACGTCGACCCGCTCACCCAGAGCGACTACGTCTCCTACGAGCCGAGGAGCTACGCCCTCTCGTTCACCCCGGCCGGCGAACGCCCGGAGGAGGCGATCTTCGAGACCGACGTCCGGCTCGATTCGGGCGAGTACACCCTGGCGGCGATCGGCGAGGTGTGTTCGCTGAGCGAGCGCCCGCTCGAACTGGTGCGTTTCGAGGACGAGAACGGACCGACCGAACCGGGCCACGCCCGCCTACGGGCGGTCCACGCCTCGCCCGACGCGCCGGCGATCGACGTTGCGACCGACGACGGGACGGTCCTGGCCGAGGGACTCGAGTTCGGGGAGGGAGTCTACGTCGACGTCCCGGTCGACGAGGAGATCCTCGAGACGCGCGAGGCGGGCGAGGAGGACGAACTGGCACGGTTCGCGTTGGATCTCGAGGCCGGTAGCGTCTACACGGCGTACGCGGTCGGCTACCTGACCCCCGAGGAGGCGCCCGCGAACGTATCCGACGACTTCTCGTTCTCGCTCGCGATCACCGAGGACGCTACGCCGGGCGAGCAGTAA
- a CDS encoding ribbon-helix-helix domain-containing protein, which translates to MPKISVEVPQELLEDLDSHVGDEGKFVNRSEAIRASIRKTLDLLDEIDQRQGRLEDER; encoded by the coding sequence ATGCCCAAGATAAGCGTCGAAGTGCCCCAGGAGCTTCTCGAGGACCTCGATTCGCACGTCGGCGACGAGGGGAAGTTCGTCAACCGGAGCGAGGCGATCCGCGCCTCGATCAGGAAGACGCTCGACCTGCTCGACGAGATCGACCAGCGCCAGGGACGCCTCGAGGATGAGCGGTAG
- a CDS encoding queuosine precursor transporter, translated as MSGRADAPRLALAALFVTALVTAQLLAVKILAFGLPFELPLVGREVIVPAGVLAYAITFLATDCYAELYGRRPAQTLVNVGFAMILVMLSLVWLAILAPGSPAGVDPDLFARVLAPSTNVVLGGLCAYLVSQNWDVIAFHRIRERTGRKLLWVRNVGSTATSQAIDTVVFVSVAFLLAPSLLGIGDALSFPAILGLIVGQYLIKLLIALADTPLVYAVVGLVRSRGLARTAPADAD; from the coding sequence ATGAGCGGTAGGGCCGACGCGCCGCGGCTCGCGCTCGCGGCGCTGTTCGTCACCGCGCTGGTGACCGCCCAGCTGCTCGCGGTGAAGATCCTCGCGTTCGGTCTCCCCTTCGAGCTGCCGCTGGTCGGACGCGAGGTGATCGTCCCGGCAGGGGTGCTCGCCTACGCGATCACCTTCCTCGCGACGGACTGTTACGCCGAGCTGTACGGCCGCCGGCCCGCCCAGACGCTGGTCAACGTCGGCTTCGCGATGATCCTCGTGATGCTCTCGCTGGTGTGGCTCGCGATCCTCGCGCCCGGCTCGCCCGCGGGCGTCGATCCCGATCTGTTCGCACGGGTGCTCGCGCCGAGCACGAACGTCGTCCTCGGAGGACTGTGCGCCTACCTCGTCAGCCAGAACTGGGACGTGATCGCCTTCCACCGTATCCGCGAGCGCACCGGACGGAAGCTGCTCTGGGTGCGAAACGTCGGCTCGACGGCGACCAGCCAGGCGATCGACACCGTCGTCTTCGTGAGCGTCGCCTTCCTGCTCGCGCCCTCGCTCCTCGGAATCGGTGACGCGCTTTCGTTTCCGGCGATCCTCGGGCTGATCGTCGGGCAGTACCTGATCAAACTGCTTATCGCGCTGGCGGATACGCCCCTCGTCTACGCGGTCGTCGGGCTGGTACGCTCTCGGGGTCTCGCTCGGACGGCGCCCGCCGACGCCGACTGA
- a CDS encoding 23S rRNA (uridine(2552)-2'-O)-methyltransferase, with protein MSGKDEYYNKAKQQGYRSRAAYKLKQLDDLEDVLSHGDRVVDLGAAPGGWLQVAKERVGTGTVLGVDFQRIDSLEDVETIKGDMTNERTRERIAERVGEADVVLSDMAPNMTGEYSLDHARSVHLARQAFETARDVLAPGGDFVVKVFEGQDLAPFREDLEETFEYVRTTSPKASRKQSSEVYLIAKGYLTAPVSEGDRLTVEIEDEGREGDGIARIEGYTVFVPGAGRGDEVEIEIEDVKPRFGFAKRVE; from the coding sequence ATGTCCGGAAAGGACGAGTACTACAACAAGGCGAAACAGCAGGGGTATCGCTCCCGGGCGGCGTACAAGCTCAAACAGCTCGACGATCTCGAGGACGTCCTCTCGCACGGCGACCGGGTGGTCGACCTGGGCGCCGCGCCGGGCGGCTGGCTCCAGGTCGCGAAGGAGCGCGTCGGCACCGGCACCGTCCTGGGAGTGGACTTCCAGCGGATCGACTCCCTAGAGGACGTCGAGACGATCAAGGGCGACATGACCAACGAGCGGACCCGCGAGCGGATCGCCGAGCGGGTCGGCGAGGCCGATGTGGTCCTCTCCGATATGGCGCCGAACATGACCGGCGAGTACTCGCTCGATCACGCCCGCTCGGTCCACCTCGCTCGCCAGGCGTTCGAGACCGCACGCGACGTGCTCGCCCCCGGCGGTGACTTCGTCGTGAAGGTGTTCGAGGGACAGGACCTCGCGCCCTTCAGGGAGGACCTCGAGGAGACCTTCGAGTACGTCCGCACCACCAGTCCGAAGGCCTCTCGGAAGCAGTCCTCGGAGGTCTACCTGATCGCGAAGGGCTATCTCACCGCGCCCGTCTCGGAGGGCGATCGACTGACGGTCGAGATCGAGGACGAGGGGCGCGAGGGCGACGGGATCGCCCGGATCGAGGGCTACACCGTCTTCGTTCCCGGCGCCGGGAGGGGCGACGAGGTCGAGATCGAGATCGAGGACGTAAAGCCGCGCTTCGGGTTCGCGAAACGAGTGGAGTGA